The proteins below come from a single Saccharophagus degradans 2-40 genomic window:
- the dnaE gene encoding DNA polymerase III subunit alpha, with the protein MSSQFVHLRVRTEFSLVDSIIRVKPLVARAAQAQMPAIAVTDFHNFFGLVKFYKAAQGAGVKPICGCDFRMEPLDEESNPAIFTLLAMNPEGYRNITELISLSYQKGQKHGEPYIKFEWLEKFSAGVIALSGGRVGEVGQALVGNRQVDAEAALQRWIDVYPNRFYIELQRTGRENEERYLHKAMALAEKYQLPVVATNDVRFLDQDLFDVHEARVCIGEGRALDDPRRERKYTDQQYLKTAEEMQELFSDIPEAIENTVEIAKRCSIEIQLGTYFLPEYPIPEGMTENSFFEKISYEGLERRLKTILKEDDPDYATKKQPYLNRLKFELDIIIQMGFPGYFLIVMDFIQWAKDHNIPVGPGRGSGAGSLVAYVLDITDLDPLQYDLLFERFLNPERVSMPDFDVDFCMEKRDQVISYVADNYGRDAVSQIITFGTMAAKAVVRDVARVQGKSYGLADKLSKMIPPDPGMTLTKAFEQEEPLREFLAMDGDGQEIWDMALKLEGITRNVGKHAGGVVIAPTRLVDFAPLYCDESGSGLVTQFDKNDVEEAGLVKFDFLGLRTLTIIDWAVKMIDAQRTKLGDPPLDISAIPLDDAKTFALLKRAETTAVFQLESRGMKDLITRLKPDTLEEMIALVALFRPGPLQSGMVDDFINRKHGRAQVAYPDAKYQHECLQPILEPTYGVIVYQEQVMQIAQELAGYSLGGADLLRRAMGKKKPEEMAKQRSTFQDGAASKGIDPELAIKIFDLVEKFAGYGFNKSHSAAYALVSYQTAWLKAHFPAHFMAATMSSDMDKTDKVVTFIEECRNMKLNLLPPDVNRGEFQFTVDDDNNVIYGLGAIKGLGEGPVEAIIAARKDGGDFKDLFDFCARVDSKKINKRALEALVRSGALDNLGPGIDVDYDRAVMAAAVPEAVKAAEQSAANANAGMSDLFGEVVPVASERGDAYSEFTHVRRWSLKERLNGERDTLGLYLTGHPIDEYDEELKHLVSNRIVNLKPDRAKQKVAGLVVAFRVMKTKRGDKMAFVTLDDRTGRLETAVFADTYNEYKDKLIKDALLVIEGQVSNDDYSGGLKMRADSVIDMSEAREQNVAGIKVHWHIEKLPKNYSNQFRDTLQQYSDGGCPVTIIYHKSASSVELKLGDDWRVRPSEELLVNLRGQYGNDAVELLYKTSSPSY; encoded by the coding sequence ATGTCCTCTCAATTCGTCCACCTCCGTGTCCGCACAGAATTCTCCCTTGTCGATAGTATTATCCGGGTAAAGCCGCTTGTGGCGCGGGCTGCGCAGGCGCAGATGCCTGCAATTGCGGTGACGGATTTCCACAATTTCTTTGGCTTGGTTAAGTTCTACAAAGCGGCTCAAGGGGCGGGGGTTAAGCCTATTTGCGGTTGTGATTTTCGCATGGAGCCGTTGGACGAAGAGAGCAACCCAGCTATTTTTACGCTACTTGCGATGAACCCCGAGGGTTATCGCAATATTACCGAGCTTATTTCACTCAGTTACCAAAAGGGCCAGAAACACGGTGAGCCCTATATTAAGTTTGAGTGGTTGGAGAAGTTTTCGGCGGGTGTTATTGCGTTGTCTGGTGGGCGTGTTGGCGAGGTTGGTCAGGCGCTTGTGGGTAATCGGCAGGTGGATGCAGAGGCAGCGCTGCAGCGTTGGATAGATGTATACCCCAATCGCTTTTATATTGAATTACAGCGCACGGGGCGCGAAAACGAAGAGCGTTATTTGCACAAAGCTATGGCGTTGGCCGAAAAGTATCAATTGCCGGTAGTAGCAACTAACGATGTGCGATTTTTAGATCAAGATTTATTCGATGTGCACGAAGCGCGCGTATGTATTGGTGAAGGGCGCGCATTGGATGACCCTCGTCGAGAGCGCAAATACACTGATCAACAATACTTAAAAACTGCAGAAGAAATGCAGGAGTTGTTTAGTGATATTCCCGAAGCCATTGAAAACACCGTAGAAATTGCCAAGCGCTGCTCAATTGAAATTCAATTGGGCACGTACTTCCTGCCTGAATACCCCATTCCTGAAGGGATGACCGAGAACTCCTTTTTCGAAAAGATATCTTACGAAGGTTTGGAGCGGCGTTTAAAAACTATTCTAAAAGAAGACGATCCGGATTACGCGACGAAAAAACAGCCGTATTTAAACCGCTTGAAATTTGAGCTAGATATTATTATTCAGATGGGGTTCCCCGGGTACTTCCTCATCGTGATGGACTTTATCCAATGGGCCAAGGATCACAATATTCCTGTAGGGCCCGGTCGTGGTTCGGGTGCGGGTTCACTTGTGGCCTATGTGTTGGATATTACCGACTTAGACCCGCTGCAATATGATTTGCTATTCGAGCGATTCCTCAACCCAGAGCGGGTATCCATGCCGGATTTCGACGTGGATTTCTGTATGGAGAAACGCGACCAAGTAATCAGCTATGTGGCGGATAACTACGGGCGCGATGCGGTATCGCAAATTATTACCTTCGGTACCATGGCGGCGAAGGCTGTGGTGCGCGACGTTGCTCGTGTTCAAGGTAAATCCTACGGCTTGGCGGACAAGCTTTCTAAGATGATTCCGCCAGACCCAGGTATGACCCTTACCAAAGCCTTCGAGCAAGAGGAGCCGTTGCGAGAATTTTTGGCAATGGACGGTGATGGCCAAGAAATTTGGGATATGGCCCTTAAGCTAGAAGGTATAACCCGCAACGTAGGTAAGCACGCCGGTGGTGTTGTTATTGCGCCTACGCGTCTTGTGGATTTTGCGCCGCTGTATTGTGATGAGAGTGGATCGGGCCTTGTTACCCAGTTTGATAAAAACGACGTGGAGGAGGCGGGCCTCGTTAAGTTTGACTTTCTGGGTTTGCGTACACTTACTATCATCGATTGGGCAGTAAAAATGATCGATGCCCAGCGCACCAAGCTGGGTGACCCACCGTTAGATATTTCCGCAATTCCGCTGGATGACGCTAAAACATTTGCCCTGCTGAAGCGCGCAGAAACCACCGCGGTGTTCCAGCTGGAATCGCGCGGCATGAAAGACCTTATTACGCGTTTAAAACCCGATACACTCGAAGAAATGATCGCATTGGTTGCGCTTTTCCGGCCTGGGCCGCTGCAGTCGGGCATGGTTGATGACTTTATTAACCGTAAACATGGGCGGGCGCAGGTAGCCTACCCAGATGCGAAATATCAGCATGAATGCCTACAGCCTATTCTAGAGCCCACCTATGGGGTAATTGTTTACCAAGAACAGGTAATGCAAATTGCGCAGGAGCTGGCAGGTTATTCGCTCGGTGGCGCAGATTTGCTTCGCCGTGCAATGGGTAAGAAAAAACCCGAAGAAATGGCGAAGCAGCGCTCTACATTCCAAGACGGCGCAGCGTCTAAAGGTATCGACCCAGAACTTGCCATCAAAATTTTCGACTTGGTGGAAAAGTTCGCAGGTTACGGTTTTAACAAATCTCACTCCGCAGCTTATGCGTTAGTTTCTTACCAAACCGCTTGGTTGAAGGCGCATTTTCCTGCGCACTTTATGGCTGCCACCATGTCTTCGGATATGGATAAAACTGATAAGGTTGTAACCTTTATCGAAGAATGCCGCAATATGAAACTCAACCTATTGCCGCCGGATGTAAACCGCGGCGAGTTTCAATTTACGGTGGATGACGACAATAACGTCATATACGGTTTGGGTGCCATTAAAGGCTTAGGAGAAGGGCCCGTTGAGGCCATTATTGCGGCCCGTAAAGATGGTGGCGACTTTAAAGATTTGTTCGATTTTTGTGCGCGAGTGGATAGCAAGAAAATCAACAAACGCGCCCTAGAAGCGCTAGTGCGCAGTGGTGCGTTGGATAACCTCGGGCCTGGCATAGACGTTGATTACGACCGCGCCGTAATGGCGGCGGCAGTACCCGAAGCAGTGAAAGCCGCTGAGCAGAGTGCAGCCAATGCCAACGCGGGTATGAGCGACCTATTTGGTGAGGTTGTACCTGTAGCCAGTGAGCGTGGTGATGCTTATTCCGAGTTTACTCATGTGCGCCGCTGGAGTTTAAAAGAGCGTTTAAATGGTGAGCGCGATACCTTGGGCTTGTACCTCACGGGTCACCCCATTGATGAATACGACGAAGAGCTTAAGCACCTTGTTTCTAATCGCATAGTGAATTTAAAGCCAGATAGAGCCAAGCAAAAGGTTGCAGGTTTGGTAGTGGCGTTTCGGGTAATGAAAACCAAGCGCGGCGATAAAATGGCCTTTGTTACTTTGGATGATCGCACCGGACGCCTAGAAACAGCGGTATTTGCCGATACCTATAACGAATATAAAGACAAGTTAATTAAAGACGCGCTGCTAGTGATTGAGGGCCAAGTAAGTAACGATGATTACAGTGGCGGCCTTAAAATGCGCGCCGATTCCGTAATTGATATGAGCGAAGCGCGCGAGCAGAATGTAGCCGGTATTAAAGTGCATTGGCACATAGAAAAACTACCTAAAAATTACTCTAACCAGTTTAGAGATACGCTGCAACAATATAGCGATGGCGGTTGCCCTGTAACTATTATTTACCATAAGTCTGCAAGCTCGGTCGAGCTTAAGTTGGGGGACGATTGGCGGGTTCGCCCGAGCGAAGAACTATTAGTGAATCTGCGTGGTCAGTACGGTAACGATGCCGTGGAATTGCTGTATAAAACCAGTAGTCCTTCCTACTAA
- a CDS encoding acetyl-CoA carboxylase carboxyltransferase subunit alpha — protein sequence MNLNYLDFEQPIADLEGKIEELQLVGSGNALNLSDELERLRQKSAKQTESIYSNLTPWQIVQVARHPQRPYSSDYISRMFEDWDELHGDRHFGDDKAIIGGVGRIDGKPVMVIGEEKGRSVKDKVYRNFGMPKPEGYRKALRLMEMAERFKMPVLTLIDTPGAYPGIDSEERGISESIAQNLAVMSRLRTPIICTVIGEGSSGGALAIGVGDQLNMLQYSTYFVISPEGCANIIWKTVEKAPLAAEAMGVTSSVLADLGIVDETIPEPLGGAHRDIDAMALKLKERLVSQLDRLQAVPIEELLDTRYQRLMSYGNSAV from the coding sequence ATGAATCTTAATTATCTCGATTTCGAACAGCCTATTGCCGATCTAGAAGGCAAAATCGAAGAGCTACAGTTGGTCGGCTCGGGAAATGCGCTTAATCTTTCCGATGAGTTGGAGCGTTTACGCCAAAAAAGCGCTAAACAAACTGAGAGCATCTACTCTAATTTGACCCCGTGGCAAATTGTTCAGGTAGCACGTCACCCCCAGCGGCCGTACAGCTCCGATTACATATCCCGTATGTTTGAAGATTGGGATGAGCTGCACGGCGATCGCCACTTTGGTGACGACAAAGCCATTATTGGTGGCGTAGGCCGTATAGATGGTAAGCCAGTAATGGTTATTGGCGAAGAAAAGGGCCGCAGTGTTAAAGATAAGGTTTACCGTAACTTCGGTATGCCAAAACCTGAAGGTTACCGTAAAGCCTTGCGCTTAATGGAAATGGCCGAGCGCTTTAAAATGCCTGTGCTTACTCTTATAGACACCCCTGGGGCCTACCCTGGTATCGACTCAGAAGAGCGTGGCATTAGTGAGTCTATTGCACAAAACTTGGCGGTAATGTCTCGTTTGCGCACGCCAATTATTTGTACTGTAATTGGTGAAGGTTCTTCCGGTGGCGCCTTGGCTATTGGCGTTGGCGATCAGCTAAACATGCTACAATATTCCACCTACTTCGTTATCTCGCCAGAAGGTTGTGCCAATATTATTTGGAAAACCGTCGAAAAAGCGCCCTTGGCGGCAGAAGCTATGGGGGTAACCTCGAGTGTGCTGGCTGACTTAGGTATAGTAGACGAAACAATCCCTGAGCCTTTGGGCGGTGCGCACCGCGATATAGACGCCATGGCGCTTAAGCTTAAAGAGCGATTAGTTAGTCAGTTAGATCGCTTGCAAGCGGTGCCTATTGAAGAGCTACTTGATACTCGCTACCAGCGCTTAATGAGCTACGGTAACAGCGCAGTTTAA
- a CDS encoding methyl-accepting chemotaxis protein has product MSIRRQILALGIGSMLAVGLVAMVAFIMLNRQVEHYQHLLDEQYAVALEADKTVLAFKRQVQEWKNVLLRGHDASNLNKYWGRFEEHQRDIQSSAIAIANSDVPPQARAKIQAFQAEHKAIFSKYQAGKQAFISSGYDHKAGDRAVSGIDRQPTKDLEEASEIITAAANDKAKQLAATTKKVFFTAGAALVSMMILVALAAAYIGSNKIAKPISEMVRHLDLLVRGNFSSRVDYWGQDEMGRMADGIRTLQAKLQGSTDKLSAVTNSLHAASESMEGVAKSIQTGTTSQYSRTEHSASAMTELSCTAKEVAKHASDAKRLSDQADEAAVDGEKVMNEAISTMHQMKDQIANTAGVIMSLEEDTSEVGKVLDVIRGIAEQTNLLALNAAIEAARAGEQGRGFAVVADEVRTLAQRTQESTAEIHQMIVNVQSGAHGAVSAIEAGGAQSEDTMEKLTKAGAKLQDIRHCIDQMTGVNQLIASAAQEQAHVSEDITQAITDIANIANDSAKQAGEVSAMTATMRKSCDELQLVVAELKS; this is encoded by the coding sequence ATGAGTATACGGCGCCAAATTCTGGCGCTGGGTATAGGGAGCATGCTGGCCGTAGGCTTGGTGGCAATGGTTGCGTTTATTATGCTCAACCGCCAGGTCGAACACTACCAGCACCTTTTGGATGAGCAATACGCTGTAGCGCTGGAGGCTGATAAAACAGTCTTGGCGTTCAAGCGGCAGGTGCAAGAGTGGAAAAACGTGTTGTTACGTGGCCATGACGCATCCAATTTAAATAAATACTGGGGGCGCTTTGAGGAGCATCAGCGCGATATTCAATCATCTGCAATCGCTATAGCCAACAGTGATGTGCCGCCGCAAGCTAGAGCCAAAATACAAGCATTTCAGGCTGAGCACAAAGCTATTTTCTCCAAATACCAAGCGGGCAAGCAGGCATTTATCTCTTCTGGGTATGATCATAAGGCCGGTGACCGTGCAGTAAGTGGAATAGATCGGCAGCCGACGAAAGACCTCGAAGAAGCCTCAGAAATAATTACCGCTGCGGCAAACGATAAAGCCAAACAGCTAGCGGCAACCACCAAAAAAGTGTTTTTTACTGCTGGGGCAGCGTTAGTTTCAATGATGATCTTGGTTGCCTTGGCAGCAGCCTATATTGGCAGTAATAAAATAGCTAAGCCAATTTCCGAGATGGTCAGGCACTTAGATTTACTTGTGCGAGGCAATTTTTCTTCGCGGGTAGATTATTGGGGCCAAGATGAAATGGGCCGAATGGCAGATGGTATTCGCACTTTGCAAGCAAAGCTGCAAGGCTCTACGGATAAGCTAAGTGCGGTAACCAACTCATTACATGCAGCCAGTGAATCCATGGAGGGGGTGGCAAAAAGTATTCAAACGGGCACGACCAGCCAATACTCACGCACCGAGCATTCAGCCTCCGCAATGACTGAGCTTTCCTGCACTGCGAAGGAGGTAGCCAAACACGCTTCTGATGCGAAACGCCTCTCCGATCAAGCCGATGAGGCCGCGGTGGACGGTGAGAAAGTGATGAATGAAGCCATCTCCACTATGCACCAAATGAAAGACCAAATTGCTAATACTGCCGGCGTAATAATGAGCTTGGAAGAAGATACCAGCGAAGTAGGGAAAGTGCTGGATGTTATTCGCGGCATTGCAGAGCAAACTAACCTACTGGCTTTAAATGCGGCGATTGAAGCTGCACGCGCGGGCGAGCAGGGGCGCGGTTTTGCGGTGGTTGCTGATGAAGTGCGCACTCTCGCGCAGCGCACGCAAGAGTCCACAGCGGAAATTCATCAAATGATAGTAAACGTGCAGTCGGGTGCTCACGGTGCTGTATCGGCCATTGAGGCGGGTGGCGCACAATCGGAAGATACTATGGAAAAACTGACGAAAGCGGGCGCGAAATTACAAGACATTCGCCACTGTATCGATCAGATGACGGGGGTAAATCAGCTTATTGCTTCCGCTGCGCAGGAGCAAGCGCATGTGTCGGAGGATATTACGCAGGCGATCACAGACATTGCCAATATCGCCAATGATTCTGCCAAGCAAGCCGGCGAGGTTTCTGCTATGACTGCCACTATGCGCAAATCATGTGACGAGCTTCAGTTAGTCGTGGCAGAACTTAAATCTTAA